A single Metarhizium brunneum chromosome 5, complete sequence DNA region contains:
- the PALC gene encoding pH-response regulator protein palC, with amino-acid sequence MPFPFVLPTTSSFSFSSCFSCDSHPSLPLTASGQRGVVRDALKKHKRSPPNTRIRSLAAVISSIDGYLPYLLAVDAGVSSQCLDGGEVISVVLKTAPSISWRPTLSGDIVPGRERPRVKITSLEYEIFFVLSSLAYAYTLTARSTLQPLYMTTTSFLGTKERTTAITAATKHLLDAASIYDYLSLRSEQISSTAPCADVAPTTAGALSSLALAEATLLAVLKDDPYPAAVAQDRNKTDKEWMFKAPDIPKVRAHLFARLCLAASDHAAKASSLLQSAGSGSSKVNPVLLKYLEDLRRTSRAKACRFFGIDADLGGQTAEGIGWLRVGLQELGIEAKEAKKGFSLSRLKKDISEKREDRRVERETDWGSDAGRLEEARIIELLDEKWNKINDTMNTKAIPPVSTLLPKMPSGREIHTVKSYQPPTLDRDVLEAMRSLPDREDDLGDMSSDDDAKGPSAPAGAFPGTSADYGVNRSGSGNAYY; translated from the exons ATGCCCTTTCCCTTTGTTCTCCCCACGACATCCTCATTCTCTTTCTCCTCATGTTTCAGCTGTGATTCACACCCCTCGCTGCCATTGACCGCCAGTGGCCAACGAGGGGTCGTGAGAGATGCCCTGAAGAAGCACAAACGATCGCCGCCGAATACACGCATTCGAAGTCTAgccgccgtcatctccaGCATCGACGGCTATCTGCCGTATCTGCTCGCCGTGGACGCCGGTGTGAGCTCACAGTGCTTGGACGGTGGTGAGGTCATAAGCGTTGtcttgaagacggcgccatCCATCAGCTGGAGGCCAACATTGTCCGGCGACATTGTCCCCGGTAGAGAAAGACCCCGTGTAAAGATCACCTCGTTGGAGTATGAAATattttttgtcttgtcttcGCTGGCATATGCGTATACCTTGACAGCCAGGTCGACGTTGCAGCCGTTGTACATGACCACGACGAGTTTCTTGGGCACCAAAGAGAGGACAACTGCCATCACTGCGGCTACAAAGCACCTACTTGACGCCGCGTCAATCTACGACTACCTCTCGTTACGGAGCGAGCAAATCTCCAGCACGGCACCATGCGCAGATGTTGCGCCTACTACCGCGGGGGCGCTGTCGTCGCTAGCTCTGGCAGAAGCGACACTGCTAGCCGTGCTCAAAGATGATCCGTATCCGGCAGCGGTAGCCCAGGACCGTAACAAAACGGATAAGGAGTGGATGTTCAAGGCCCCCGATATTCCCAAAGTGCGAGCCCATCTTTTTGCTCGCCTTTGTCTCGCCGCGTCTGACCATGCAGCCAAGGCCTCCTCACTGCTACAATCTGCCGGCTCTGGCTCCAGCAAGGTGAACCCAGTGCTTCTGAAATACCTGGAGGACCTGCGTCGCACAAGTAGAGCAAAGGCCTGCCGATTTTTCGGCATCGACGCCGACCTAGGTGGGCAGACCGCCGAAGGCattggctggctgcgggTTGGTTTGCAGGAATTAGGtatcgaggccaaggaggcgaAAAAGGGCTTCAGTCTGAGCCGGTTGAAGAAGGATATAAGTGAAAAGCGGGAGGATCGTCGTGTGGAAAGGGAGACGGATTGGGGTTCGGATGCAGGTAGGCTTGAGGAGGCGAGGATCATTGAGTTGCTTGACGAAAAGTGGAACAAGATCAATGACACT ATGaacaccaaggccatccCGCCAGTCAGCACTCTCCTGCCCAAAATGCCGTCTGGCCGAGAGATCCATACCGTCAAATCATATCAACCGCCTACGCTGGATCGAGATGTTTTGGAAGCCATGCGGTCATTGCCCGACAGAGAAGATGATCTCGGTGATATGAGCTCGGATGATGACGCCAAGGGACCGTCCGCACCGGCTGGCGCGTTCCCAGGGACATCAGCAGATTATGGCGTGAATCGCAGCGGCAGCGGGAACGCATACTATTAG